The Streptomyces europaeiscabiei genome window below encodes:
- a CDS encoding AMIN-like domain-containing (lipo)protein: MRRIGAAVVALALAGTAIGMTAATASAVPGGAARAAAPCPTGWGSGVKGSPDSGAVPLTDIRTGRHDCFDRIVFDIPDGGDHIGYWVQYVDRLHQSGSGDPIPVSGGAILEIRVAAPSYDPETGGVAYPGDVAEPLPGVNISGYRTFRDTRFAGSFEGETQIGLGVRARLPFRVLQLPDRLVVDVAHSWT; this comes from the coding sequence ATGCGACGAATCGGAGCAGCGGTCGTGGCACTCGCGCTCGCGGGGACCGCGATAGGGATGACGGCGGCCACCGCGAGCGCCGTGCCCGGCGGTGCCGCGCGTGCCGCCGCGCCGTGCCCGACGGGCTGGGGCAGTGGCGTCAAGGGCAGCCCCGACAGCGGTGCCGTGCCGCTGACGGACATCAGGACAGGCCGGCACGACTGCTTCGACCGCATCGTGTTCGACATCCCCGACGGCGGCGACCACATCGGCTACTGGGTCCAGTACGTCGACCGGCTCCACCAGTCGGGTTCCGGCGACCCCATCCCGGTGAGCGGCGGGGCCATCCTGGAGATCCGGGTCGCCGCACCGAGCTACGACCCGGAGACCGGCGGGGTCGCCTACCCGGGAGACGTGGCCGAGCCCCTGCCCGGCGTGAACATCTCCGGCTACCGCACCTTCCGTGACACCCGCTTCGCCGGCAGCTTCGAGGGCGAGACCCAGATCGGCCTGGGTGTCCGCGCCCGCCTGCCGTTCCGGGTGCTCCAGCTCCCCGACCGGCTGGTCGTGGACGTGGCTCACAGCTGGACCTAG
- a CDS encoding peptidase inhibitor family I36 protein, with the protein MNPLSTRRTSLALGLVAASLLATALATPSAAATAEASASARTADTRLERQVEGLLRHNEGAERVAKDRVRLAPGVEMSVVPSTRAAADGTGDCRTGYACVWQHRDATGYRLDFYNYGSYTLSNYRMPDGTSWQDQVSSYYNAQTGGAWIVGKNWVTSGGSGQLERIWGGPTYAYEALVHANDQADVVELYP; encoded by the coding sequence ATGAATCCGCTGAGCACGCGCCGCACCTCGCTCGCACTCGGACTGGTCGCCGCATCCTTACTCGCGACGGCTCTGGCCACCCCGTCGGCCGCCGCGACGGCGGAGGCCTCCGCGTCCGCCCGGACGGCGGACACCCGGCTGGAGCGGCAGGTCGAGGGCCTGCTGCGGCACAACGAGGGCGCCGAGCGCGTCGCGAAGGACCGCGTGCGGCTGGCGCCGGGCGTGGAGATGTCGGTCGTACCGTCCACCCGCGCGGCGGCCGACGGAACAGGCGACTGCCGTACCGGATACGCCTGTGTGTGGCAGCACCGCGACGCGACCGGCTACCGACTGGACTTCTACAACTACGGCTCCTACACCCTGTCCAACTACAGGATGCCCGACGGCACAAGCTGGCAGGACCAGGTCAGCTCCTACTACAACGCGCAGACCGGCGGCGCCTGGATCGTCGGCAAGAACTGGGTCACCTCCGGCGGCAGCGGTCAACTGGAACGGATCTGGGGCGGACCGACCTACGCGTACGAGGCCCTGGTACACGCCAACGACCAAGCCGACGTGGTGGAGTTGTACCCGTAG
- a CDS encoding SpoIIE family protein phosphatase, translated as MNARLALLSTVDPGVAESEVFRLALQHAVGELGALGGMVHLRGPMSALRLVSVTGLPAALTRPWEIIDQEGPLPPARALHQGSGVWSPLGSMSIAWPGTGLAALPVSGCDRTIGALTVLTGDRGEPTGLEWDFLRAVVDWTENRMAQAPPPSAPAQPEPGGERLRQALKEVSVGSWDWDIRTGDLIWDEAALELYGTRPAEFTGQIENWMRIVHPDDLAPTLAAAERAIRGHGVYEAEYRVRRFDGTWGWTRARGRATYDEHGDPHRMIGVGWESNESRSARDALSRALRHMSDGFLAVDDDWRITFANLEAERTLGLSEEELFGRLLWDLPSVRETPCLESRCREAAAEEKPAGFDVHVPDNDLVYHLRLVPGPDGRTIYFTDVTDRRRHEEERREAERAASERAHRIAALTVALAKATTSQDVVDAVALRVLPPFAATGLLVQTVENGRLHNVGSVGYTDEFIALVNHRHRTPYGPAWHAINTGTPIFISSPQEYVEYASHDADLLARTGKRAWAFLPLTASDHTFGVCVVSFDRPRRLTDEERTLLTAISALLAQALERARLYDLEHTRSRELQRALLPQDLPVLAACESAVRYLPAGQGMDVGGDWYDVIPLSSGQVALVVGDVMGHGLSEAATMGRLRTAVHTLADLELPPDEIMSHLNDIVAGMGEESYVTCLYALYDSTTQICSIARAGHPPPALVRPDGTVHFPEWTADPPLGAAEPPFETVELSVPEGSLLVLYTDGLVESAKRGIDEGMADLARLLRTAHEDGTAADLERLCDTLTHGLLPAEHAAADDAAFLVARLHALTDERMASWSLLDDPKAARQARRHVRDQLAVWGLDDLAPTTELLASELVGNVVRHAKGPVRLRLLHGSALVCEVFDGSLTVPRIRRATDTDEGGRGLQLITALSQRWGTRYTATGKCIWTEQSLTGPDRTPQPDPLEHLLLIPEDFDGDLDALSFGDLDIAPDHGDEHDRDQ; from the coding sequence ATGAACGCTCGGCTGGCCCTGCTCAGCACGGTGGATCCCGGCGTCGCGGAGAGCGAGGTCTTCCGGCTGGCGCTCCAGCACGCGGTCGGGGAACTCGGCGCTCTCGGGGGAATGGTCCATCTGCGGGGCCCCATGTCCGCCCTGCGTCTGGTGTCGGTCACCGGCCTGCCGGCCGCTCTCACCCGCCCGTGGGAGATCATCGACCAGGAGGGCCCGCTGCCCCCGGCCCGCGCCCTGCACCAGGGCAGCGGAGTGTGGTCGCCGCTGGGCTCCATGTCCATCGCCTGGCCCGGCACCGGTCTCGCCGCGTTACCCGTGTCCGGCTGCGACCGCACGATAGGCGCGCTCACCGTCCTCACCGGCGACCGGGGCGAACCCACCGGCCTGGAATGGGACTTCCTGCGGGCGGTCGTCGACTGGACCGAGAACCGCATGGCGCAGGCGCCCCCGCCGTCGGCACCCGCGCAGCCCGAGCCGGGCGGTGAACGGCTGCGGCAGGCGCTGAAGGAGGTCAGCGTCGGCTCCTGGGACTGGGACATCCGCACCGGCGACCTGATCTGGGACGAGGCCGCACTGGAGCTCTACGGCACCAGGCCGGCCGAGTTCACCGGCCAGATAGAGAACTGGATGCGGATCGTCCACCCCGACGACCTCGCCCCGACACTGGCCGCGGCGGAGCGGGCCATCCGCGGCCACGGCGTCTACGAGGCGGAGTACCGCGTACGGCGGTTCGACGGCACCTGGGGCTGGACGAGGGCCCGCGGCCGGGCCACCTACGACGAGCACGGCGACCCCCACCGGATGATCGGCGTCGGCTGGGAGAGCAACGAGTCGCGGTCCGCGCGCGACGCACTCAGCCGGGCCCTGCGGCACATGAGCGACGGTTTCCTCGCCGTCGACGACGACTGGCGAATCACCTTCGCCAACCTGGAGGCGGAACGCACCCTCGGCCTCTCCGAGGAGGAGCTGTTCGGGCGGCTGCTGTGGGACCTGCCCTCCGTGCGCGAGACTCCCTGTCTGGAGAGCCGCTGCCGGGAGGCCGCCGCCGAGGAGAAGCCCGCCGGGTTCGACGTCCACGTGCCGGACAACGACCTCGTCTACCACCTGCGGCTGGTCCCCGGCCCCGACGGCCGCACCATCTACTTCACCGACGTCACCGACAGACGGCGGCACGAGGAGGAACGTCGCGAGGCCGAGCGCGCGGCCTCCGAACGGGCCCACCGCATCGCCGCGTTGACCGTCGCCCTCGCCAAGGCGACCACCTCGCAGGACGTCGTCGACGCGGTCGCCCTGCGGGTGCTGCCGCCGTTCGCCGCCACCGGCCTCCTCGTCCAGACCGTCGAGAACGGCCGCCTCCACAACGTCGGCTCCGTCGGTTACACGGACGAGTTCATCGCCCTCGTCAACCACCGCCACCGCACGCCCTACGGCCCGGCCTGGCACGCCATCAACACGGGCACCCCGATCTTCATCTCCTCGCCGCAGGAGTACGTCGAGTACGCCTCCCATGACGCCGATCTGCTCGCCCGGACCGGCAAACGGGCCTGGGCGTTCCTGCCGTTGACCGCGTCCGACCACACCTTCGGCGTGTGCGTCGTCTCCTTCGACCGGCCGCGCCGCCTCACCGACGAGGAACGCACCCTCCTCACCGCGATCAGCGCGCTCCTCGCCCAGGCCCTGGAACGCGCCCGGCTCTACGACCTCGAACACACCCGGTCCCGCGAACTCCAGCGCGCCCTGCTCCCCCAGGACCTGCCCGTCCTGGCCGCCTGCGAGTCAGCCGTCCGCTACCTCCCGGCCGGGCAGGGCATGGACGTCGGCGGCGACTGGTACGACGTCATCCCGCTCTCCAGCGGCCAGGTCGCCCTCGTCGTCGGCGACGTCATGGGCCACGGCCTGTCCGAGGCCGCCACCATGGGCCGCCTCCGCACGGCCGTCCACACCCTCGCCGACCTCGAACTGCCCCCCGACGAGATCATGAGCCACCTCAACGACATCGTCGCCGGCATGGGCGAGGAGTCGTACGTCACCTGCCTGTACGCCCTCTACGACTCCACCACCCAGATCTGCTCCATCGCCCGTGCCGGGCACCCGCCACCGGCCCTGGTGCGCCCCGACGGAACCGTGCACTTCCCGGAGTGGACAGCCGACCCGCCGCTCGGCGCGGCCGAGCCGCCGTTCGAGACGGTGGAGCTGAGTGTGCCCGAGGGCAGCCTGCTCGTGCTCTACACCGACGGTCTGGTCGAGTCGGCGAAACGCGGGATAGACGAGGGCATGGCCGACCTGGCCCGTCTCCTGCGCACCGCCCACGAGGACGGCACCGCCGCCGACCTGGAGCGCCTCTGCGACACCCTCACGCACGGCCTGCTCCCCGCCGAGCACGCGGCGGCGGACGACGCGGCCTTCCTCGTCGCCCGACTGCACGCCCTGACCGACGAACGGATGGCGTCCTGGTCCCTCCTCGACGACCCGAAGGCCGCCCGGCAGGCCCGCCGCCACGTCCGCGACCAGCTTGCCGTCTGGGGCCTGGACGACCTGGCCCCGACCACCGAACTCCTCGCCAGCGAACTCGTCGGCAACGTCGTACGCCATGCCAAGGGCCCCGTCCGGCTGCGCCTCCTGCACGGTTCCGCGCTGGTCTGCGAGGTCTTCGACGGCAGCCTCACCGTGCCCCGCATACGCCGGGCCACGGACACCGACGAGGGCGGCCGTGGCCTCCAGCTGATCACCGCGCTCTCCCAGCGCTGGGGCACCCGCTACACCGCCACCGGCAAGTGCATCTGGACCGAGCAGTCCCTCACCGGCCCCGACCGGACCCCGCAGCCCGACCCGCTGGAGCACCTGCTCCTGATCCCTGAGGACTTCGACGGCGACCTGGACGCGCTGTCCTTCGGGGACCTGGACATCGCCCCGGACCACGGCGACGAACACGACCGCGACCAGTAG
- a CDS encoding alpha/beta hydrolase: MTMHHTTRRSSRLRLVGAALTALVLAATGTATQAMAAQTTTQKTQASKTPPPPVPTLTWSDCQGGFECANADVPLDYRAPQGTKITLAVVRKKAADQTKRKGTLFMQPGGPGNSGVDFVRNNHAGLPAALRDSFDVFGYDVRGVGRSSALTCFDDARYTKAVTDAKGVPGPDAYGPALSEAAEFDQACQTNSGSLLPYVGTEYVARDIDLLRQALGEEQLTYYGRSFGSYIGTVYAAMFPKRVRALTLDGAYDPDHYANRPYAYDRTQYLALDGAMGRFLDWCAADQAICGFGDGDPRGAFEQLKKDLDTNPVTTASGGKANGYTLVYRLMFNINEGKVIWPSLGAALRKAQLRDNTSFLLRPPSPASFDFLGPNVVVECVDKDYPKSLRKLEWNVKANAKAAPLLGPAMAFGPPTYDHQHATACVQWPAEKVSRYDGSFRARGSAPILVLGTTGDPDTPYRDAVALSHQLDNAALVTFDAEGHTAFGRSACATDAVINYFVDLKVPAAGTTCSDETQPPSSTPKTAPPGTTLSELRNGVNERVDRIGDVS, encoded by the coding sequence ATGACCATGCATCACACGACGAGACGCTCCTCGCGTCTCAGACTCGTCGGGGCCGCGCTGACCGCGCTCGTCCTCGCCGCGACGGGGACGGCGACCCAGGCGATGGCCGCGCAGACCACGACGCAGAAGACCCAGGCGTCGAAGACACCGCCGCCGCCCGTGCCGACCCTCACCTGGTCCGACTGCCAGGGCGGCTTCGAGTGCGCGAACGCCGACGTGCCGCTGGACTACCGGGCGCCACAGGGCACCAAGATCACCCTCGCGGTCGTCCGTAAGAAGGCCGCCGACCAGACGAAGCGCAAGGGCACGCTCTTCATGCAGCCCGGCGGGCCGGGCAACTCCGGGGTGGACTTCGTCCGCAACAACCACGCGGGCCTCCCTGCCGCGTTGCGCGACTCGTTCGACGTCTTCGGCTACGACGTCCGTGGCGTCGGCCGCAGTTCGGCGCTCACCTGCTTCGACGACGCCCGCTACACCAAGGCCGTCACCGACGCCAAGGGCGTCCCGGGCCCGGACGCCTACGGTCCGGCGCTGAGCGAGGCCGCCGAGTTCGACCAGGCCTGCCAGACCAACTCGGGCTCGCTGCTGCCGTACGTCGGCACCGAGTACGTCGCCCGTGACATCGACCTGCTGCGTCAGGCCCTCGGCGAGGAGCAACTGACGTACTACGGCCGCTCGTTCGGCTCGTACATCGGCACCGTCTACGCCGCGATGTTCCCGAAGCGGGTGCGGGCGCTGACCCTCGACGGGGCGTACGACCCCGACCACTACGCCAACCGCCCGTACGCCTACGACCGTACGCAGTACCTGGCGCTGGACGGCGCGATGGGCCGCTTCCTCGACTGGTGCGCCGCCGACCAGGCGATCTGCGGCTTCGGCGACGGGGACCCGCGCGGGGCGTTCGAGCAGCTGAAGAAGGACCTCGACACGAACCCCGTGACCACCGCGAGCGGTGGCAAGGCCAACGGCTACACCCTGGTCTACCGGCTGATGTTCAACATCAACGAGGGCAAGGTCATCTGGCCCTCGCTCGGCGCGGCCCTGCGCAAGGCGCAGCTGCGGGACAACACCTCGTTCCTGCTGCGTCCGCCGTCCCCGGCCAGCTTCGACTTCCTCGGCCCGAACGTGGTCGTCGAGTGCGTCGACAAGGACTACCCGAAGAGCCTGCGCAAGCTGGAATGGAACGTCAAGGCCAACGCGAAGGCGGCGCCGCTGCTGGGCCCGGCCATGGCGTTCGGTCCGCCGACCTACGACCACCAGCACGCCACCGCCTGCGTCCAGTGGCCCGCCGAGAAGGTCAGCCGCTACGACGGCTCCTTCCGGGCCAGGGGCTCGGCGCCGATCCTGGTCCTCGGCACCACCGGTGACCCGGACACCCCCTACCGGGACGCCGTCGCCCTGTCCCACCAGCTCGACAACGCCGCGCTGGTGACGTTCGACGCCGAGGGCCACACCGCGTTCGGCCGCAGCGCCTGCGCGACGGACGCGGTCATCAACTACTTCGTCGACCTGAAGGTCCCGGCCGCCGGCACCACCTGCTCGGACGAGACCCAGCCGCCGTCCTCCACCCCGAAGACGGCGCCGCCCGGCACGACGCTCAGCGAACTCCGCAACGGCGTCAACGAGCGCGTCGACCGCATCGGCGACGTGAGCTGA
- a CDS encoding signal peptide protein, whose protein sequence is MSSKNSRFRIALLAVTAAAAALALAGPAAAATPRTATTVSTADQASAIPVDFVDLATGPLTADGESHTVTLTYRNDSAADRTVAPQLLVESQDAGPFLDPTDVQVERRTADGCWKAVGLGSQTGTLFTDLTTARRTLPAGGTLTEVYRVTVTDPAAEGTLHPRIALY, encoded by the coding sequence GTGTCGTCCAAGAACAGCCGTTTCAGGATCGCCCTCCTCGCCGTGACCGCGGCGGCCGCCGCTCTCGCCCTGGCGGGACCCGCCGCCGCGGCCACACCGCGCACCGCCACCACCGTGTCCACGGCCGACCAGGCGTCCGCCATACCCGTCGACTTCGTCGACCTCGCCACCGGCCCGCTCACCGCGGACGGCGAGAGCCACACGGTCACCCTCACCTACCGCAACGACTCGGCGGCGGACCGGACCGTCGCCCCCCAGCTTCTGGTGGAGTCACAGGACGCCGGACCGTTCCTCGACCCGACCGACGTCCAGGTCGAGCGCCGCACCGCCGACGGCTGCTGGAAGGCCGTCGGCCTCGGCAGCCAGACCGGCACCCTCTTCACCGACCTGACCACCGCGCGGCGCACCCTGCCCGCCGGCGGCACCCTCACCGAGGTCTACCGCGTCACCGTCACCGACCCGGCGGCCGAGGGCACGCTCCACCCGAGGATCGCCCTCTACTGA
- a CDS encoding carboxymuconolactone decarboxylase family protein has protein sequence MEARLNLLANPVAGKLVKHLVGAGKAVDETGLPITTQELVRIRASQINGCGYCLDMHTKEAAHAGETAQRLHLVATWREAKVFTDAERAALELAEQGTRIADAAGGVPDEVWANAAKHYDEDQLVALVALIALINTFNRLNVILQQPAGDYQVGMFG, from the coding sequence ATGGAAGCGCGTCTGAACCTGCTCGCCAACCCGGTCGCCGGGAAGCTCGTCAAGCACCTCGTCGGGGCCGGCAAGGCGGTCGACGAGACCGGCCTGCCGATCACCACCCAGGAGTTGGTGCGGATCCGCGCCAGTCAGATCAACGGCTGCGGGTACTGCCTCGACATGCACACCAAGGAGGCCGCGCACGCCGGGGAGACCGCCCAGCGGCTGCACCTGGTCGCCACCTGGCGGGAGGCCAAGGTCTTCACCGATGCCGAGCGCGCCGCGCTGGAGCTGGCCGAGCAGGGCACCCGGATCGCCGACGCGGCCGGCGGTGTCCCCGACGAGGTCTGGGCGAACGCGGCCAAGCACTACGACGAGGATCAGCTCGTCGCCCTGGTGGCGCTCATCGCCCTCATCAACACCTTCAACCGGCTGAACGTCATCCTGCAGCAGCCTGCGGGCGACTACCAGGTCGGCATGTTCGGCTGA
- a CDS encoding Rieske 2Fe-2S domain-containing protein — MRIRRRHDNNDLDATALPRDPRADEYPMPSVPYGWYAVLRSGELRAGKVVSLHYFGRALIAFRGPDGRAAVRDAHCPHYGAHLGVGGKVVDGTVQCPFHGWRFGADGRCVEAPFAARTPKVSIGGLPVREHSGLVLVYAGPGEPSWEVPEIEETGSRDFAAPIDDTCRARIHIQEMRENIVDESHFHFIHGQSEPPVQEWREDGPFAEARGTISRRVFGWDIHNTFDAYMYGPGVMVVRAHGPVLSVTAVALSTPVDDRTSELRMLYYLRKPAWLPFLTPLFKLVFRAEALGEVREEVRIWDHKIHQARPVLLPHEKGIRALRRWYAQFYPSGCTGDGQVPSGSTGDGQVPSGSTGDDQVPSRSTGDGMVPPRPVQPGKGVGGATRFEEASRAR, encoded by the coding sequence ATGCGAATTCGTCGGCGCCATGACAACAACGACCTCGACGCGACGGCTCTGCCCCGTGATCCACGCGCCGACGAGTACCCGATGCCCAGCGTGCCGTACGGGTGGTACGCGGTGCTGCGGAGCGGGGAGTTGCGGGCGGGGAAGGTCGTCAGCCTGCACTACTTCGGGCGGGCGCTGATCGCGTTCCGGGGGCCGGACGGGCGGGCGGCCGTGCGGGACGCGCACTGTCCGCACTACGGCGCGCATCTGGGCGTCGGCGGGAAGGTCGTGGACGGGACGGTTCAGTGCCCGTTCCACGGGTGGCGGTTCGGGGCGGACGGGCGGTGCGTGGAGGCGCCGTTCGCCGCCCGTACCCCCAAGGTGTCGATCGGCGGGCTTCCGGTGCGTGAACACAGCGGACTCGTCCTCGTGTACGCCGGGCCGGGCGAGCCCTCGTGGGAGGTGCCGGAGATCGAGGAGACGGGGTCCCGGGACTTCGCCGCGCCGATCGACGACACCTGCCGGGCGCGGATCCACATCCAGGAGATGCGCGAGAACATCGTCGACGAGTCCCACTTCCACTTCATCCACGGTCAGAGCGAACCGCCGGTCCAGGAGTGGCGGGAGGACGGGCCGTTCGCCGAGGCGCGGGGGACGATCAGCCGGCGGGTGTTCGGCTGGGACATCCACAACACGTTCGACGCGTACATGTACGGGCCGGGGGTGATGGTCGTCCGGGCCCACGGGCCGGTGCTGTCGGTGACGGCCGTCGCGCTCAGCACGCCCGTCGACGACCGCACCAGCGAGCTGCGGATGCTGTACTACCTCCGCAAACCGGCCTGGCTGCCCTTCCTCACCCCCTTGTTCAAGCTCGTCTTCCGGGCCGAGGCGCTCGGTGAGGTGCGCGAGGAGGTCCGGATCTGGGACCACAAGATCCACCAGGCCCGGCCCGTGCTGCTTCCGCACGAGAAGGGGATCAGGGCGCTGCGGCGGTGGTACGCGCAGTTCTATCCGTCGGGCTGCACGGGCGACGGCCAAGTGCCGTCGGGAAGCACGGGCGACGGCCAGGTGCCTTCGGGAAGCACGGGCGACGACCAAGTGCCGTCGAGGAGCACCGGCGACGGCATGGTGCCGCCCCGGCCCGTGCAGCCGGGAAAGGGTGTGGGCGGGGCGACACGGTTCGAGGAAGCGAGCCGGGCCCGTTGA
- a CDS encoding serine hydrolase domain-containing protein: MKSATRTLLAAAFVLGVVTGPAALPATASSSSSSAATDTVSARSQSQSQSQSQTQTQTQTDPELATAMETAIAGLPASDATAALVRVGGTDGRWRGSSGVHDLTTGRAADPDARFRAGSVTKVFTAAVVLQLAAEGKVDLDRSARSYLPELIPASYGGVTVRQLLNHTHGIPAADSSGTTVEEWYANRFRIHQPEEMVLSATAKEREFAPGERQHYLNIGYTIAGLLVERVTGDSYERQVARRVLKPLGLRDTYFPGTDPRIVGPHNHGYQRMTLDDGTTGLRDVTVWGVTDGWAAGDIVSTTADLERFTNALFRGRIVPRGPVLEEMFTVPKVADFTSGKPAEFAAGLARKMLGGREVWGKTGGRWGYNAAIASTRDGSRTVVYSVNSTDAKGRDVNRVALNVMVAAYGMPS, from the coding sequence ATGAAGAGCGCCACCCGCACGCTGCTCGCCGCCGCCTTCGTCCTGGGGGTGGTGACGGGACCGGCGGCCCTGCCCGCCACCGCCTCATCCTCGTCCTCGTCCGCCGCCACAGACACCGTCTCCGCACGGTCGCAGTCGCAGTCGCAATCGCAATCACAGACGCAGACGCAGACGCAGACGGACCCCGAACTTGCCACCGCCATGGAGACCGCCATCGCCGGGCTCCCCGCCTCCGACGCCACCGCCGCGCTCGTACGCGTCGGGGGTACCGACGGCCGGTGGCGGGGCAGTTCGGGGGTGCACGACCTGACGACCGGCCGGGCCGCCGATCCGGACGCCCGCTTCCGGGCCGGGTCCGTGACCAAGGTGTTCACGGCGGCCGTGGTGCTGCAGCTGGCCGCCGAGGGGAAGGTCGACCTCGACCGGAGTGCCCGCTCGTATCTGCCGGAGCTGATCCCGGCGTCGTACGGCGGTGTCACCGTCCGGCAGTTGCTCAATCACACGCACGGCATCCCGGCGGCCGACTCATCGGGGACCACGGTCGAGGAGTGGTACGCGAACCGTTTCCGGATCCACCAGCCGGAGGAGATGGTGCTGTCGGCCACGGCGAAGGAGCGGGAGTTCGCGCCGGGTGAGCGGCAGCACTACCTCAACATCGGGTACACCATCGCCGGGTTGCTGGTGGAGCGGGTGACCGGGGACTCGTACGAGCGGCAGGTCGCCCGGCGGGTGCTGAAGCCGCTCGGGCTGCGGGACACGTACTTCCCGGGGACCGATCCACGGATCGTCGGCCCGCACAACCACGGCTATCAGCGGATGACGCTGGACGACGGGACGACCGGGCTGCGGGACGTGACCGTGTGGGGGGTGACGGACGGCTGGGCGGCCGGTGACATCGTCTCGACCACGGCGGATCTGGAGCGGTTCACGAACGCGCTGTTCCGGGGGCGGATCGTGCCGCGCGGGCCGGTACTGGAGGAGATGTTCACGGTGCCGAAGGTGGCGGACTTCACGAGCGGCAAGCCCGCCGAGTTCGCCGCCGGGCTCGCGAGGAAGATGCTCGGCGGGCGTGAGGTGTGGGGCAAGACGGGCGGTCGCTGGGGCTACAACGCGGCCATCGCGTCCACCCGCGACGGCTCCCGCACCGTCGTCTACAGCGTCAACTCCACGGATGCCAAGGGCAGAGACGTGAACAGGGTGGCCCTCAACGTCATGGTGGCCGCCTACGGCATGCCGTCGTAG
- a CDS encoding response regulator yields MADDQELVRSGFALILDVQPDIEVVAEVGDGAEAVEAVRRHRADVALLDIRMPRMDGIEACRAISADGGGCAGSGGRAGSADSGGRADGADSGGHADGADSGGHADGADSGGHANSADSRGRADGADSRGHANSADSGGHANSGGRAGGVCRVVMLTTFDSDEYVYEALHAGASGFLLKDVRRDDLVHAVRVVARGDSLLAPSVARRLVEQYTRPAAARARRPDPRLDALTGRERETLLLLARGLSNAEIAGELVVSDHTVKTHVGNVLAKLGLRDRIQAVICAYETGLISAGDAPPGAAGPPPGGVHRPGSSPASARE; encoded by the coding sequence GTGGCCGATGACCAGGAGCTGGTGCGCAGCGGGTTCGCGCTGATCCTCGACGTCCAGCCGGACATCGAGGTGGTTGCCGAGGTCGGTGACGGGGCGGAGGCGGTCGAGGCGGTGCGGCGGCACCGCGCCGACGTGGCGCTGCTCGACATCCGGATGCCCCGGATGGACGGGATCGAGGCGTGCCGGGCGATCAGTGCGGACGGCGGGGGCTGTGCGGGCAGCGGCGGCCGTGCGGGCAGCGCGGACAGCGGAGGCCGTGCGGACGGTGCGGACAGCGGAGGCCATGCGGACGGTGCGGACAGCGGAGGCCATGCGGACGGTGCGGACAGCGGGGGCCATGCGAACAGCGCAGACAGCAGGGGCCGTGCAGACGGCGCGGACAGCAGGGGCCATGCGAACAGCGCGGACAGCGGGGGCCATGCGAACAGCGGGGGCCGTGCGGGCGGTGTCTGTCGGGTCGTGATGCTGACGACCTTCGATTCCGACGAGTACGTGTACGAGGCGCTGCACGCGGGGGCGAGCGGGTTTCTGCTCAAGGATGTCCGGCGGGACGACCTCGTGCATGCCGTTCGGGTCGTGGCGCGGGGTGACTCGTTGCTCGCGCCGTCCGTGGCGCGGCGGCTGGTGGAGCAGTACACCCGGCCTGCGGCCGCCCGGGCCCGGCGGCCCGATCCCCGGCTCGACGCGTTGACGGGGAGGGAGCGGGAGACGCTGTTGCTGCTGGCGCGCGGGCTGTCGAACGCCGAGATCGCCGGCGAGCTGGTCGTCAGCGACCACACGGTCAAGACGCATGTCGGCAACGTGCTCGCCAAGCTCGGGCTGCGGGACCGTATCCAGGCGGTGATCTGCGCGTACGAGACGGGGCTGATCTCGGCCGGTGACGCGCCCCCCGGGGCCGCGGGTCCCCCGCCCGGGGGAGTCCACCGGCCCGGTTCCTCCCCCGCGTCGGCGAGGGAGTGA